The sequence GCCCGGCCACGACGAAGTCGATCTCGCCCACAAGATCACGCAGCGCCGCGATCTCTTCGGCGAATTCGCCCTCGGGCGAGGTCGGCCACAAGAATCGGCTCACATCCGTCGCGCCACCATGGACCACCGCCACGCGCCTGCCAGCCTGTTCAAACGCCACAACGTCCGGCAAACCGCCCATCCATGCCCGCGCCGTCGCGCCGATCTGCGCATCCGCATGGGCATACCATCCCGCCGACAACAGGTCACAGGTGCTGCCTTCTTCGAATCCACAACCACAATCCATGGCCCCCGCCGCAAGTTGTTTCTCACAATTGCCCGCCACCACGGCACAGCCTGCTTTCCGTATCTCATCCACACAGGCGGCAGCTTCGGCACAATAGGCCACCACGTCCCCGGTACAGATGACATGATCCGGCGCAATGCCCCGCCGCGCGGCCTCCGTCAGAACCGCGCGGGTTGCCGGAAGGTTGGAATATGGGCCACCGAACAGCAGAACCGCATCCTCAAGCTGTCCCAAATCCATCACATGCATCGCAACCTATCCCTTGAACCTGCGCAACGCGCACCCCATAACACCCCTGCATAAAAGGACGCCTGACCGCATGGTAGCCGCATCACCAACACTTGACCTCGCCTTCTGGATCACCGCCGGGGCCATCCTGATGCTTCTGGTGCTCTCGGGTTTTTTCTCGGGCAGTGAAACCGCGCTCACCGCCGCCTCGCGTGGCAAGCTGCGGGCACGGGCCGACAAGGGCGATACCGGCGCCGACCGCGCGCTTGAGATCACCGAGGATAACGAACGGCTTATCGGTTCGGTCCTTCTGGGGAACAACCTTGTCAACATCCTTGCCACATCGCTGGCCACGGCGCTTTTCACCCGGCTTTTCGGCGAATCCGGTGTGGCACTCGCGACCCTTGTCATGACCCTACTGGTGCTGATCTTCGCCGAGGTGCTGCCGAAAACCTATGCCATCACCAATGCCGAACCCGCCGCCTCGCGCGTGGCCCCGGCCATCGGTCTGGTGGTGCGTGTCTTCTCGCCCATGGTCAGCGCCGTGCGCTGGCTGGTGCGCGGTGTGCTGCGCGTCTTCGGCGTGCAGACCGATCCCGATAGCCACATCCTCGCCGTGCGCGAGGAAATCGCCGGTGCGCTTTATCTCGGCCACTCCGAAGGCGTGGTCGAAAAAGAGGACCGCGACCGTATCCTTGGCGCGCTCGACCTCGGCGAACGCGCGGTCGAAGAGATCATGCTTCACCGCTCCCAGATCGAGATGATCAATGCCGAGGACGAGCCCCGCGCCATCC comes from Roseovarius bejariae and encodes:
- a CDS encoding HlyC/CorC family transporter codes for the protein MVAASPTLDLAFWITAGAILMLLVLSGFFSGSETALTAASRGKLRARADKGDTGADRALEITEDNERLIGSVLLGNNLVNILATSLATALFTRLFGESGVALATLVMTLLVLIFAEVLPKTYAITNAEPAASRVAPAIGLVVRVFSPMVSAVRWLVRGVLRVFGVQTDPDSHILAVREEIAGALYLGHSEGVVEKEDRDRILGALDLGERAVEEIMLHRSQIEMINAEDEPRAILDQCLHSNHTRLPVYRDDPDNIIGVVHAKDLLRAMHKLVMGGEQVSAEALDSFDICDVAMKPYFVPETTTLDDQMRQFLRMRSHFALVVDEYGTLQGLITLEDILEEIVGEITDEFDAEADHPIRRSEDNQFLVDGAMTIRDLNRATDWTLPDEEANTIAGLVIHEAQMIPDTSQVFNFHGFRFEVVEKTDNRITKLKIRKL
- a CDS encoding metallophosphoesterase family protein, translated to MHVMDLGQLEDAVLLFGGPYSNLPATRAVLTEAARRGIAPDHVICTGDVVAYCAEAAACVDEIRKAGCAVVAGNCEKQLAAGAMDCGCGFEEGSTCDLLSAGWYAHADAQIGATARAWMGGLPDVVAFEQAGRRVAVVHGGATDVSRFLWPTSPEGEFAEEIAALRDLVGEIDFVVAGHCGLAFLREIDGVTWLNAGVVGMPPNDGRPKIRFATLEGGVPVIHALSYDHEAAYAAMRAAGLTQGYDTGILSGYWPSEEVLPPELRRADFAKG